Proteins encoded by one window of Methanobrevibacter woesei:
- a CDS encoding zinc ribbon domain-containing protein — MVFCANCGTDIGENNFCPNCGSKAPEVEESTPQIEEIHHEEASNGKFDHITNKEKGWISSKISNKLEKSRTFDKFIDVMTHEKILETQKSNSAIESEKLKQIEKKILDNVEPGFREVYRSIDDEFLRVIFLLEREKLGAGVDTLSIVVSTIKTPTKGLSYEETVEFYTELLNKTRNELNLERQKPDFNEREYYKSKVKEAKIENLSFLGFKTLK; from the coding sequence ATGGTTTTTTGTGCAAATTGTGGAACCGATATAGGAGAAAATAATTTCTGCCCTAACTGCGGTTCAAAAGCCCCTGAAGTTGAAGAAAGTACTCCTCAAATAGAGGAAATACATCACGAAGAAGCAAGTAATGGTAAATTTGACCATATTACAAATAAAGAAAAAGGATGGATTTCCAGTAAAATATCCAATAAGCTTGAAAAAAGCAGAACCTTTGATAAATTTATTGATGTAATGACACATGAAAAAATTCTAGAAACACAAAAGAGTAACAGTGCAATTGAATCTGAAAAATTAAAACAAATTGAGAAAAAAATTTTAGACAATGTTGAACCGGGATTTCGGGAAGTATACAGATCAATTGATGATGAATTTTTAAGAGTAATATTCCTTCTTGAAAGGGAAAAGTTAGGTGCAGGAGTAGACACATTATCCATTGTAGTTTCCACTATTAAAACACCAACTAAAGGTTTATCTTATGAAGAAACAGTTGAATTTTATACTGAATTGCTTAATAAAACTAGAAATGAATTAAATCTTGAAAGACAAAAACCAGATTTTAATGAAAGAGAATATTATAAAAGCAAAGTAAAAGAAGCAAAAATAGAAAATCTTTCATTTTTAGGATTTAAAACCTTAAAATAA
- a CDS encoding MarR family transcriptional regulator codes for MTEEKIWSLIGFLEVSPARKKTFKAIGDAEYILPSNICRKTDLTSSQVSNALKDLKNKKLVVCLNEEVSKGRLYKCTDLGLEVLTKLK; via the coding sequence ATGACTGAAGAAAAAATATGGTCCTTAATTGGTTTTTTAGAAGTATCACCTGCTAGAAAAAAAACTTTCAAAGCTATTGGTGATGCAGAATATATATTACCTTCCAACATTTGTAGAAAAACCGATTTGACTTCATCACAAGTGTCTAATGCCTTAAAAGATTTAAAAAATAAAAAGTTAGTTGTTTGTTTAAATGAAGAAGTATCAAAAGGAAGATTGTACAAATGCACTGATTTAGGCCTTGAAGTTTTAACTAAATTAAAATAG
- a CDS encoding zinc-ribbon domain-containing protein: protein MDKCPKCGKKLKSNAKFCTACGYSIENKETKNNKNSLNLTNILLIIIAVCCIALIGLFATGVFPADNQEVAAPTENNTTEAPVASVSENESEDETTEYYASSKTDKFHLPNCEWAQKISPQNLVTFNSREAALDSGRTPCSVCNP, encoded by the coding sequence ATGGATAAATGTCCAAAATGTGGTAAAAAACTTAAAAGTAATGCTAAATTCTGTACTGCTTGCGGATATTCAATTGAAAATAAAGAAACTAAAAACAATAAAAATAGTCTCAATTTAACAAATATCCTATTAATCATCATAGCTGTTTGCTGTATTGCTTTAATAGGTTTATTTGCTACTGGTGTTTTCCCAGCAGACAATCAGGAAGTTGCAGCACCTACTGAAAATAACACAACTGAAGCTCCAGTAGCTTCTGTCAGTGAAAATGAATCAGAAGATGAAACTACTGAATATTATGCAAGTTCAAAGACAGATAAGTTCCATTTACCTAACTGTGAATGGGCTCAAAAGATTAGTCCCCAAAATTTAGTAACTTTCAATTCCAGGGAAGCAGCACTTGATAGTGGTAGAACACCATGTAGTGTTTGTAACCCTTAA
- a CDS encoding DUF3100 domain-containing protein: MKNYNNKIFGREDIIEENIKEANEDSEELEEKPWKDYKLHLVVLVIVIIAEWIGKREIHLSDSVSLIIMPLLYSMVLGLALVLSKRFKWISLKQSRIAEASMLLFIGPLLCKLAVSSGQSIQLLFDVGPALILQEFGNLGTIFFALPIALLLGYKRETIGMTNSIGREPNVAVVIDKYGFNSPETRGVLMIFIVGTVIGTLYISFLSSICVSALPLHPYAFAMASGVGSASLNAAALAPILAYFPELTLNIEAFAGFSNLLSFCVGIYLCIFVAIPLAEKLYNFLEPKIGRTRSDLKNIKENDDKEMK, encoded by the coding sequence ATGAAAAATTATAATAATAAAATTTTTGGGCGTGAAGATATTATTGAGGAAAACATAAAAGAGGCAAATGAAGATTCTGAAGAGTTAGAAGAAAAGCCGTGGAAAGATTATAAACTGCATTTAGTGGTTCTTGTAATTGTAATAATAGCTGAATGGATTGGAAAACGTGAAATTCATCTCTCTGATTCTGTCAGTTTAATTATAATGCCTTTACTATATTCAATGGTATTGGGTTTAGCTTTAGTTTTATCTAAAAGATTTAAATGGATTTCCCTAAAACAATCCAGAATAGCTGAAGCTTCAATGCTATTATTTATTGGTCCCTTGTTATGTAAACTAGCTGTTTCAAGTGGACAGTCTATACAGTTACTATTCGATGTAGGTCCAGCATTAATATTGCAGGAATTTGGTAATTTAGGAACAATCTTTTTTGCACTTCCAATTGCATTACTTCTAGGATATAAACGTGAAACAATTGGTATGACAAATTCCATTGGTCGTGAACCTAACGTTGCAGTTGTTATTGATAAATATGGTTTCAATTCTCCTGAAACACGTGGAGTATTAATGATTTTTATTGTTGGAACTGTAATTGGAACATTATATATCAGTTTCCTTTCAAGTATCTGTGTTTCAGCACTTCCACTACATCCTTATGCATTTGCAATGGCTTCAGGCGTAGGTAGTGCAAGTTTAAATGCAGCAGCACTAGCTCCAATACTAGCATATTTCCCTGAACTAACCCTAAATATAGAAGCTTTTGCAGGATTTAGTAACCTGCTTTCATTCTGTGTTGGAATTTATCTATGTATATTTGTAGCTATTCCACTAGCTGAAAAATTATACAATTTCCTTGAACCAAAAATTGGTAGAACCAGATCTGATTTAAAAAATATAAAAGAAAATGATGATAAGGAGATGAAATAA
- the cas1 gene encoding CRISPR-associated endonuclease Cas1 — protein sequence MKLIIEGYNKSIHKKDNQIVVKEKDELIYKIPADDIDDITIVGKGYITFDALSLLSRNNVNLITVNYFGQVEYILETPNQKYVQLKKEQYRSSDNEKGLKIAIEIVKTKIKNQKSTIKTLNKNKKIKKVKENENKIKEYLIELEKLEIRDDSSIKNVIMGIEGKVSVLYWDSISMLLPESVNFKNRNQKPENDVVNAMLNYGYAILASQITKSILLHGLDAYCGFLHADRYKRTSLTYDLIEEFRQQIVDKTVIKLINYKQIDEDSIDHRNNALNLESRKILAAAIMDKLHSEISYGDEKVSYLEIIDNQCSVLVDTLIGDGEYEGFYLQW from the coding sequence ATGAAATTGATAATAGAAGGCTACAACAAGTCCATTCATAAGAAGGACAATCAGATTGTAGTTAAAGAAAAGGATGAATTAATATATAAAATTCCTGCAGATGATATTGATGATATAACCATTGTTGGGAAAGGATATATCACATTTGATGCATTATCCCTTCTTTCAAGAAATAATGTTAATTTAATCACAGTAAACTACTTTGGTCAAGTAGAATACATATTGGAAACACCAAATCAGAAATATGTTCAGCTGAAAAAGGAACAATACAGATCATCAGATAATGAAAAAGGACTTAAAATAGCTATTGAAATTGTAAAAACAAAAATAAAAAATCAGAAATCAACAATTAAAACATTAAACAAAAATAAAAAAATAAAGAAAGTAAAAGAAAATGAGAATAAAATAAAAGAATATCTAATAGAACTGGAAAAATTAGAGATAAGAGATGATTCATCAATTAAAAATGTAATAATGGGTATTGAAGGAAAAGTTTCTGTTCTATATTGGGATTCAATTTCAATGCTGCTTCCAGAATCAGTTAATTTCAAAAATAGAAACCAAAAGCCAGAAAATGATGTTGTCAATGCAATGTTGAACTATGGATATGCAATATTAGCCTCACAAATAACAAAATCAATACTACTTCATGGACTTGATGCATACTGTGGTTTTTTACATGCAGACAGATATAAGCGAACAAGCCTAACCTATGATTTAATTGAAGAATTTAGACAGCAAATTGTAGATAAAACTGTAATCAAATTAATAAACTATAAACAGATAGATGAAGATTCAATAGATCATAGAAATAATGCATTAAATCTAGAATCAAGAAAAATATTAGCAGCAGCAATAATGGATAAATTACATTCAGAAATAAGTTATGGGGATGAAAAAGTATCCTATCTTGAAATTATTGATAATCAATGTTCAGTTCTTGTTGATACTTTAATTGGTGATGGTGAATATGAAGGATTTTATCTTCAATGGTAA
- a CDS encoding zinc ribbon domain-containing protein, whose amino-acid sequence MPFCPNCGSYVSPGDNTCMCGTYVGGDEEGPDLENMTMEIFSKYDTLKSRYYNLNNQDLDGYSELLDDFKDLRDEIEPNKFPYDFEYPFSTLLMDLNHYISNLEHDINKMNDEY is encoded by the coding sequence ATGCCATTTTGTCCAAATTGTGGTTCATATGTTTCTCCAGGAGACAATACATGTATGTGTGGAACCTATGTTGGTGGAGATGAGGAAGGACCAGATTTAGAAAATATGACAATGGAGATTTTCTCAAAATATGATACTCTTAAGAGTAGATATTATAATCTAAATAATCAAGATTTAGATGGTTATAGTGAGTTGCTTGATGACTTTAAAGATTTAAGAGATGAAATTGAACCAAATAAATTTCCATATGATTTTGAATATCCATTTTCAACTTTACTAATGGATCTTAATCATTATATCTCAAATCTTGAGCATGATATAAATAAAATGAATGATGAATATTAA
- a CDS encoding zinc-ribbon domain-containing protein yields MVKCQECGEEVGDALICNVCGSRIKQPTENLTKRFCTHCGAEMSVNDVVCPKCGKSENDAASSKMSNTLGNNLIATFNPGTGFLLSLFIVGAGHIYLGLFKRGISFLITQVVLALIFFGVLNLILGLILGSIGSLIAMIIGFIACFGLYLLSIFDVYKAIKKIINGENVADDIAFNKLM; encoded by the coding sequence ATGGTAAAATGCCAAGAATGTGGTGAAGAGGTTGGAGATGCACTAATATGTAATGTCTGTGGATCTAGAATCAAACAACCAACTGAAAATTTAACTAAAAGATTCTGTACTCATTGTGGTGCAGAAATGAGTGTAAATGATGTTGTATGTCCTAAATGTGGTAAATCAGAAAATGATGCAGCTAGTTCTAAAATGAGCAATACTCTTGGAAATAATTTAATTGCTACCTTTAACCCTGGAACTGGATTCTTATTATCATTATTTATAGTGGGTGCAGGTCATATCTATTTAGGTTTATTTAAAAGAGGAATATCCTTTTTAATAACTCAAGTTGTTCTTGCATTGATTTTCTTTGGCGTATTAAATCTTATACTAGGACTAATATTAGGTTCTATTGGATCATTGATAGCTATGATTATTGGATTTATTGCATGCTTTGGATTATATCTTTTATCCATATTTGATGTATATAAAGCAATTAAAAAGATTATCAATGGTGAAAATGTAGCTGATGATATTGCCTTTAACAAGTTAATGTAA
- a CDS encoding zinc-ribbon domain-containing protein — protein sequence MAKFCPNCGKEVKENSKFCENCGEALNTTKTTTETSTEQTTQTSQPKAEKVNEVAQIKEEPVTTSGAGIVYKKNVIVSVILCILPALGQFYNGQILKGIVFMIVLTICQLINMTLYWIVFLIMVIDAFLSARAINQHNGNYFYNENLKGGA from the coding sequence TTGGCTAAATTTTGCCCTAATTGTGGAAAAGAAGTAAAAGAAAATAGTAAATTTTGTGAAAATTGTGGGGAAGCGCTTAATACAACCAAAACCACAACAGAAACTTCTACAGAACAAACTACTCAAACTTCACAGCCAAAAGCTGAAAAAGTGAATGAAGTAGCCCAAATAAAAGAAGAACCAGTAACCACTTCTGGAGCTGGAATTGTATATAAGAAAAATGTAATTGTTTCTGTTATTTTATGTATTCTTCCTGCACTTGGACAATTTTATAACGGCCAAATTTTAAAAGGAATAGTTTTCATGATAGTTTTAACTATTTGTCAACTAATTAATATGACTCTATACTGGATTGTATTCTTAATTATGGTAATTGATGCATTCTTAAGTGCAAGAGCTATTAATCAACATAATGGAAATTATTTCTATAATGAAAACCTTAAAGGAGGGGCTTAA
- the cas2 gene encoding CRISPR-associated endonuclease Cas2: MNILIIFEMRFKQDTNILTGILDYYGFKKITETSYSTDLSNIEFKELKRKIKEKNIKKGFIMIIPLCKGCYNKIETIGKEILSENKWYVVL; this comes from the coding sequence ATGAATATTTTAATTATATTTGAGATGAGATTTAAACAGGATACAAACATTCTTACAGGAATTCTAGATTATTATGGGTTTAAAAAAATAACTGAAACATCATACAGCACAGATTTATCAAATATTGAATTCAAGGAATTAAAAAGAAAAATAAAAGAAAAAAATATTAAAAAAGGATTCATCATGATAATCCCATTATGTAAAGGATGTTATAATAAGATAGAAACCATTGGAAAAGAGATATTAAGTGAAAATAAATGGTATGTGGTATTATGA
- a CDS encoding LemA family protein: MLGIIIIIAIILIVVVVFIHLYNQLVQARNKVKNAWAQIDVQLTRRADLIPNLVETVKGYATHENQTFNQVTEARSAMQNASTVKEAATANNMITDTLKSLFAIAENYPDLKANQNFLDLQNQLSETENKISYSRQFYNDTVLMYNNLCETFPSNFIASMFGFKEEDFFEAEESAATVPNVKF; the protein is encoded by the coding sequence ATGTTAGGAATAATCATTATTATAGCAATTATTTTAATTGTAGTAGTTGTATTTATTCACCTTTACAACCAACTAGTTCAAGCAAGAAATAAAGTTAAAAATGCATGGGCTCAAATTGATGTACAACTTACAAGACGTGCAGACTTAATTCCAAATCTTGTGGAAACTGTTAAAGGATATGCAACACATGAAAACCAAACATTTAACCAGGTCACTGAAGCTAGATCTGCAATGCAAAATGCATCAACAGTTAAAGAAGCAGCTACAGCTAATAATATGATAACAGATACTTTAAAATCTTTATTTGCAATAGCTGAAAATTATCCTGATTTAAAAGCAAATCAAAACTTTTTAGATTTACAAAATCAGTTATCTGAAACTGAAAATAAAATTTCATATAGCAGACAATTCTACAATGATACTGTTTTAATGTACAACAATTTATGTGAAACATTCCCAAGTAACTTTATAGCTAGCATGTTTGGTTTTAAAGAAGAAGATTTCTTTGAAGCTGAAGAAAGTGCTGCTACAGTTCCTAATGTGAAATTTTAG
- a CDS encoding double zinc ribbon domain-containing protein, whose amino-acid sequence MVRCSNCGAEVENSTFCFNCGEKLDLSGSNSTSNVCPKCGVVNNEDTNFCVGCGYKLKSGPSYSYKEKEWEARRDEILKRYDQLAVEFGIKDEDYFLTSIKRYNFLEPGTTKHKKLNALVGLNPTSYLGNETMIDGFFLVKEEKFVFMEIDNRDFKKVNAGINNFYFDKVVSMRVTKRLGGKTDQWEDITKRAWTTPHDIMKSIQNDIQSLKAARFKDLIANNDSGDMFDRLLIKLVDNTSYEIRLPSFEFGQKLVDLFEMQKGKPQTVIVENQSSEPTKAQQLKEYQELLESGVISQEEFDKLKQDILFG is encoded by the coding sequence ATGGTTAGATGCAGTAATTGTGGTGCAGAAGTTGAAAATTCCACATTTTGCTTTAACTGCGGTGAAAAACTTGATCTTTCAGGTAGTAACAGTACAAGCAATGTCTGCCCAAAATGTGGTGTTGTAAATAATGAAGATACCAACTTCTGTGTTGGATGTGGATATAAGCTAAAAAGTGGTCCATCCTATTCTTATAAAGAAAAAGAATGGGAAGCTAGAAGAGATGAAATTCTTAAAAGATATGATCAACTAGCTGTTGAATTTGGAATTAAAGATGAAGATTACTTTTTAACCAGTATTAAAAGATATAATTTCCTTGAACCTGGAACAACAAAACACAAAAAACTTAATGCACTTGTAGGTTTAAATCCTACTAGCTATTTAGGTAATGAAACCATGATTGATGGATTCTTTTTAGTAAAAGAAGAAAAATTTGTTTTCATGGAAATTGATAATAGGGATTTTAAAAAGGTTAATGCTGGTATAAACAATTTTTACTTTGATAAAGTTGTATCAATGAGGGTAACTAAAAGGCTTGGTGGAAAAACAGACCAATGGGAAGATATTACCAAAAGAGCATGGACAACTCCTCATGATATAATGAAATCAATTCAAAATGATATTCAAAGTCTAAAAGCAGCAAGATTTAAAGATTTAATTGCAAACAATGACAGTGGTGATATGTTTGACCGTTTATTAATCAAATTAGTGGACAACACATCATATGAGATTAGACTCCCAAGTTTTGAATTCGGTCAAAAATTAGTTGACTTATTTGAAATGCAAAAAGGAAAACCACAAACTGTTATTGTTGAAAATCAAAGTTCAGAACCAACTAAAGCTCAACAGTTAAAAGAATATCAGGAACTTCTAGAAAGTGGTGTTATTTCTCAGGAAGAATTTGATAAATTGAAACAAGATATATTATTTGGATAA
- a CDS encoding zinc ribbon domain-containing protein, protein MPFCPNCGSYVSPGDKICDCGTYVCEDDYLELENITVPILESYSFLLTSQKFIEFINREGSNGFKLSYYKAIPQQKDNDMEIIVGFGRNDSMEIKEFKYNIENETYDLYNEESRLKEAFNKNNNSFEKFIILNRIVEYEKRYNFILYEVGIEYPLISFSDANNNKIIFKYNFESHELEYEGKYVFKDYIEFSKDFKMVLTPKNYKEHIDVKSAEYKLANISEAIKLIDEVKKEGFIFTSIETSSDKDYIHVNFKKGETSFRQYLFNFADNSYELIKD, encoded by the coding sequence ATGCCATTTTGTCCAAATTGTGGTTCTTATGTTTCTCCAGGAGATAAAATCTGTGACTGTGGAACATATGTATGTGAAGATGATTATTTAGAATTGGAAAATATAACAGTTCCAATTCTTGAATCATACTCTTTTTTATTAACTTCACAGAAATTTATTGAATTCATTAATAGAGAAGGGAGTAATGGATTTAAATTGTCTTATTATAAAGCTATACCACAACAGAAGGATAATGATATGGAAATTATAGTTGGTTTTGGTAGAAATGACTCAATGGAAATAAAAGAATTCAAATATAATATTGAAAATGAAACATATGACTTATATAATGAAGAATCAAGGTTAAAAGAGGCATTTAATAAAAATAATAATTCCTTTGAAAAATTTATAATATTAAATAGGATAGTAGAATATGAAAAGAGATATAATTTCATACTCTATGAAGTTGGAATTGAGTACCCTCTCATCTCTTTTTCAGATGCAAATAATAATAAAATAATCTTTAAATATAATTTTGAAAGTCATGAATTAGAATATGAAGGAAAATACGTTTTTAAAGATTATATTGAATTTAGTAAAGATTTTAAAATGGTTTTAACACCAAAAAATTATAAAGAACATATTGATGTAAAATCAGCTGAATATAAATTAGCTAATATTTCTGAGGCTATTAAGTTAATAGATGAAGTTAAAAAGGAAGGATTTATTTTTACAAGCATAGAAACTTCATCAGATAAAGATTATATACATGTTAACTTTAAAAAAGGCGAAACTTCTTTTAGACAGTATTTATTTAATTTTGCTGACAATTCTTATGAACTGATTAAAGATTAA